In a genomic window of Erinaceus europaeus chromosome 12, mEriEur2.1, whole genome shotgun sequence:
- the PIRT gene encoding phosphoinositide-interacting protein: MAMEALPKALEVDEKSPESKDLLPSQTASSLCTSSRSESVWTTTPRSNWEIYRKPIVIMSVGGAILLFGVVITCLVYSDVIQGMSCKVLKMVGPAFLSLGLMMLVCGLVWVPIIKKKQKQRQKSNFFQNLKNFFLNC; encoded by the coding sequence ATGGCTATGGAAGCTCTCCCCAAGGCCCTGGAAGTTGATGAGAAGTCTCCAGAGTCCAAAGACCTATTGCCTAGCCAGACTGCCAGCTCCCTGTGTACCAGTTCCAGAAGTGAGTCTGTCTGGACCACCACTCCCAGGAGTAACTGGGAAATCTACCGCAAGCCCATAGTTATCATGTCTGTGGGTGGTGCCATCCTGCTGTTCGGAGTGGTTATCACCTGCTTGGTCTATAGTGATGTTATTCAAGGCATGAGCTGTAAAGTCCTTAAGATGGTAGGCCCTGCCTTTCTGTCGCTGGGACTCATGATGCTGGTGTGTGGCCTGGTGTGGGTGCCCATCatcaaaaagaaacagaagcagagacagaagTCAAATTTCTTCCAGAACCTCAAGAACTTCTTCCTGAATTGCTGA